The following are from one region of the Streptomyces fradiae genome:
- a CDS encoding ABC transporter ATP-binding protein produces the protein MLIRLLRTFLGPYRKPIALLVLLQLLQTSATLYLPTLNADIIDNGVVNGDTGYILRFGALMIGVSLVQVVCNIGAVYFGARTAAALGRDVRAAVFGRVQSFSAREVGHFGAPSLITRTTNDVQQVQMLVLMAFTLMVSAPIMCVGGIIMALGLDVPLSAVLIAVVPVLGIAVSLIVRKMRPLFRTMQERLDTVNRVLREQITGNRVIRAFVRDGYERERFKGSNVELTDVSMSTGRLMALMFPTVMTVVNVSSIAVVWFGAHRIDSGAMEIGALTAFLAYLMQIVMAVMMATFMFMMVPRAEVCAERIEEVLATESSVVPPAEPVTALARHGHLEVRNADFRYPGAEESVLRDVELVARPGETTAIIGSTGSGKSTLLGLVPRLFDVTGGEVLVDGVDVRELEPGLMARTVGLVPQKPYLFSGTVATNLRYGKPDATDEELWHALEVAQAKDFVAKLEGGLNAPIAQGGTNVSGGQRQRLAIARTLVQQPEIYLFDDSFSALDYETDALLRSALAAETAESTVVIVAQRVSTIRDADRIVVLDEGRVVGTGRHHELMAENETYREIVLSQLTEAEAA, from the coding sequence GTGCTCATAAGACTCCTCCGAACCTTCCTCGGCCCGTACAGAAAACCCATCGCCCTGCTCGTGCTGCTGCAGCTGCTGCAGACCAGCGCCACTCTCTACCTGCCGACCCTGAACGCCGACATCATCGACAACGGTGTCGTGAACGGGGACACCGGCTACATCCTGCGGTTCGGCGCGCTGATGATCGGCGTGTCCCTCGTGCAGGTCGTCTGCAACATCGGGGCCGTGTACTTCGGTGCGCGGACCGCGGCCGCGCTCGGGCGGGACGTCCGGGCCGCGGTCTTCGGCCGTGTGCAGTCCTTCTCGGCCCGGGAGGTCGGACACTTCGGCGCGCCGTCGCTGATCACCCGCACCACCAATGACGTGCAGCAGGTCCAGATGCTGGTCCTGATGGCGTTCACCCTGATGGTCTCCGCGCCGATCATGTGTGTCGGCGGCATCATCATGGCGCTCGGCCTGGACGTGCCGCTGTCGGCCGTCCTGATCGCCGTCGTGCCGGTGCTCGGCATCGCGGTCTCGCTGATCGTGCGGAAGATGCGCCCGCTGTTCCGCACCATGCAGGAGCGGCTCGACACCGTGAACCGGGTGCTGCGCGAGCAGATCACCGGCAACCGGGTGATCCGCGCCTTCGTCCGCGACGGCTACGAGCGTGAGCGGTTCAAGGGCTCGAACGTCGAACTGACCGACGTGTCGATGTCCACCGGACGGCTGATGGCACTGATGTTCCCGACCGTGATGACGGTCGTGAACGTGTCGTCGATCGCCGTCGTCTGGTTCGGAGCGCACCGCATCGACAGCGGCGCGATGGAGATCGGCGCGCTGACCGCCTTCCTCGCGTATCTGATGCAGATCGTGATGGCCGTGATGATGGCCACCTTCATGTTCATGATGGTGCCGCGGGCCGAGGTGTGCGCCGAGCGCATCGAGGAGGTCCTGGCGACCGAGTCCAGCGTGGTGCCGCCGGCCGAGCCGGTCACCGCCCTGGCCCGGCACGGGCATCTGGAGGTCAGGAACGCGGACTTCCGCTACCCGGGCGCCGAGGAGTCGGTGCTGCGGGACGTCGAGCTGGTCGCCCGCCCCGGCGAGACCACCGCGATCATCGGCTCGACCGGCTCCGGCAAGTCGACGCTGCTCGGCCTGGTGCCGCGGCTCTTCGACGTGACCGGCGGCGAGGTCCTGGTCGACGGCGTGGACGTGCGCGAGCTCGAACCGGGCCTGATGGCGCGGACGGTCGGCCTGGTGCCGCAGAAGCCGTATCTGTTCTCCGGGACGGTGGCGACCAATCTGCGGTACGGCAAGCCCGACGCGACCGACGAGGAGCTGTGGCACGCCCTGGAGGTGGCCCAGGCCAAGGACTTCGTGGCCAAGCTGGAGGGCGGGCTCAACGCGCCCATCGCGCAGGGCGGCACCAATGTCTCCGGCGGGCAGCGGCAGCGGCTCGCGATCGCCCGCACCCTGGTGCAGCAGCCGGAGATCTATCTCTTCGACGACTCCTTCTCCGCCCTCGACTACGAGACGGACGCGCTGCTGCGCTCCGCGCTCGCCGCGGAGACGGCCGAGTCGACCGTGGTCATCGTCGCCCAGCGGGTGTCGACGATCCGGGACGCCGACCGGATCGTGGTCCTCGACGAGGGCCGGGTGGTCGGCACGGGCCGGCACCACGAGCTGATGGCGGAGAACGAGACGTACCGGGAGATCGTGCTCTCCCAGCTGACCGAGGCGGAGGCAGCCTGA